The Lycium ferocissimum isolate CSIRO_LF1 chromosome 10, AGI_CSIRO_Lferr_CH_V1, whole genome shotgun sequence genome window below encodes:
- the LOC132035029 gene encoding uncharacterized mitochondrial protein AtMg00810-like, producing MKDLGYLRYFLGIEVLKTKEGILLNQKKYALQLISEAGLSAAKTISTHLDLNQKLTSIEFDNFNGNTQDAEFEDITTYQKLAGKLLYLTITRPDIYFDVQVLSSLYSTLSLTLGCSPQSCEIHKKITMSDLLKRESVTELIGYCDSDWASCPNTRRSVTGYMVKLGDSFNSWNSKKQQTMSRG from the coding sequence ATGAAGGACTTGGGATATCTGAGGTATTTCCTTGGTATAGAAGTGTTAAAGACCAAAGAAGGAATTTTGCTCAATCAAAAGAAGTATGCATTGCAGCTTATCTCAGAAGCTGGTCTTAGTGCAGCTAAGACTATTAGCACCCATTTGGACCTTAATCAAAAGCTTACTAGTATAGAGTTTGACAACTTTAATGGTAACACACAAGATGCTGAATTTGAAGATATCACAACTTATCAGAAGTTAGCTGGAAAATTGCTTTACCTGACAATTACAAGGCCTGATATTTATTTTGATGTTCAAGTGTTAAGCAGTTTATACAGCACCCTAAGTCTCACATTAGGATGCAGCCCTCAGAGTTGTGAAATACATAAAAAGATCACTATGAGTGATTTGCTGAAAAGAGAAAGTGTGACAGAGCTAATTGGATATTGTGATTCAGATTGGGCTTCTTGTCCTAACACTAGAAGGTCTGTTACTGGTTATATGGTGAAACTAGGGGATTCCTTTAATTCATGGAACTCCAAGAAACAGCAAACAATGAGCAGAGGCTGA